Within Haematobia irritans isolate KBUSLIRL chromosome 2, ASM5000362v1, whole genome shotgun sequence, the genomic segment tgtgaCAACGCTCATtcccagaaagagacgagatagacacatggtatctttggcaataatgttcaGCGCCAGCCCCCGAGTGGATctagccatatccgtctgtctgtctgtctgtctgtctgtctgtctgtctgtctgtctgtctgtctgtctgtctggaaaAGTAATCTTTATATGTATCATTCAACAAATTGGAGGGATTTGGGATTGtaccaaaatgtagatctacaaagtggtgcaaacaaaaacaatatgtaTTCGATTTTTAgtcgatagcttcattattaaaGTGAAGGGTACATATGTAAAATATCTGCTGTAATTATTGACATTAAATGACTTACCAGACGTATGGTAATTAAGCcttattgcaaaatatttacctgaaaaaaataataggttaaaatataaatatttataaaatatataaatatataaaatttataagttAATAAATCTTTAATGGAATCTGAGTGAGGTCCACACTATTCACCATCATGACTATTTTGAtattataacccagcaaaaaaaagcttcgccaaaaaagtagtgaaaatgttctttttggacccggaagtggtgcaaaattgacgcagaagcggtgaatttaacatgggcttgtcataggacggaagtccaccatttcaacattcgttgcactgaatttgcatcactttttaaggtgtgatacgaattcagtgttttggattgaattaggaaattttgtgatactttgacatataaataatttttttaagtttttttatgatgttgaatgcattctaacgcttgtctggaacattTCAcatcaaatattatcaaaaaatcGCAAGATTTCTAGAACGGATTTAGAATTTccttggcaaaatttaaataatccattttataccattttattcaaattaatctgcttttaacctatttgaaacaaacaatttttaaatttcccattaaaaatatgaaagaaaagagttcataaaaattgactcaaatgaacttcctgtgcagttaaaataaagaacatttttgggtgaaaatttttagaagtacttctaaagttgtgcctttagaaagaacttccaaatttgtttgctgggttgttaaagaagtttataaaaatgtattttagaccttaccaatatggacaatattcaTATTTAGCTTACttcgattaaagcctctacattaaaataacatcgataaataaatcgaaactaagtgggaaaatataatttggtgtctttttcgaatgtccttctaagaggACATCGGTAGCGAAAGGGTTAATTCAAGgattttttacacatttttttctgattcaatcaaaaattcttgatccaattaattttttaattgaaatgtcttcaattacgaaaattatagtatcaatcacagttttaattaagcatcgtttagttgcgctttttggtatacaataaagtaggcagtgcatccacactgcatgaatcgatggcaataacgtaaacaagtaatcaaactagtttcagatcattcgtttacgttattgcaacgagttcatgcagtatagatgcatgaaaggtagtgctgttttgcttcgagccaacaatgctatactcaaaattatatatcacttctgagcaatatttctattaaaatgagcaattatatcagcgctatgtagaagctgctctaaatccggACATCgctcacaaaaatcagcgctgattcggttgttttgtaagcagttggtactgcctctctcccttacaatcctgctgaaatattgatccattttttgctgggcactaTCTATAACCTATCTTTTAATCAATTTtggtttgattcaaaaattaattgtttcgaaaaaaaaaaaatcaattacaaattaaaaaaaaatatccataattttttaactaactTACTCTtccaagtttgattaaaaagttaagtgtatcaattcatttttttttattaaaagattaatagtaacaggttggctgataagtccccggtctaaaaaagaaaaacacatttttttttgtcaaaattcgtttttataccctccaccataggatgggggtatattaactttgtcattccgtttgtaacacatcgaaagattgctctaacaccccataaagtatatatattctgggtcgtggtgaaattctgagtcgatctaagcatgtccgtccgtctgttgaaatcacgctaacttccgaacgaaacaagctatcgacttgtaacttagcacaagtagttgttattgacgtaggtcggatggtattgcaaatgggctatatcggtccacttttacgtatagcccccatataaaccgatccccagatttggcttgcggagcctcaaagagaagcaaatttcatccgatctggctgaaattttgtacatggtgttggtatatggtctataacaaccatacaaaattgttccatatcagtccataattatatgtagcccccatataaaccgatccccagatttggcttgctgagcctcaaagagaagcaaatttcatccgatctggctgaaattttgtacatggtgttggtatatggtctataacaaccatgcaaaaattggtccacatcggtccataattatatatagcccccatataaaccgttctccagatttgacctccggagcgtcttggaggagtaaaattcatccgatccggttcaaatgtggaacgtagtgctagtatatggccgctgacaaccataccaaaattggtccttatcggtctataattatatatagccgatctccaatcacacaaaaattggtccatatcggttcataatcatggttgccactcgagccaaaaataatctaccaaaattttatttctataaaaaattttgtcaaaattttatttctatttacaattttgtcaaaattttatttctatagaaaattttgttaaaattttatttctatagaaaatttttgttaaaattttatttctatagaaaattttgttaaaattttatttctataaaattgtgtttgaaaattttatttctatagaaaattttgttaaaagttttatttctatagaaaattttgtcaaaattttatgtctatagaaaattttgtcaaactgaattatatacgtatttgatcgatcttttttgattgaatgtgtaccacgtatggatttacatacaatttagaagatggctgattgtggatggcagtgtttagaagatgtttctacgcaatccatggtgaagcgtACATAAGTCGCACtttcgaccgtatatacttgttattattcaacatagttcccttcaagagcgatacaacgattataacgaccttccaatttttttataccattttggtagtactccttcggttttgcctcaaaataggcctcagtttcggcgatcacctcttcattgcagccaaattttttttctgagaacaagaaaaagtcgctgggggccagatctggagaatacggtggatagggatgcaattcgaagcccaatccaagaatttttgccatcgttctcaatgacttgtggcacggtgcgttgtcttggtggaacaacacttttttcttcttcatatgggaccgttttgtcgcgatttcgaccttcaaacgctcaaataacgccatataatagtcactgttgatggtttttcccttttcaagataatcgataaaaattattccatgcgcatcccaaaaaacagaggccattactttgccagcggacttctgagtctttccacgcttcggagacggttcaccggtcgctgtccactcagccgactgtcgattggactcaggagtgtagtgatggagccgtgtttcatccattgtcacatatcgacggaaaaactcgggtgtattacgagttaacagctgcaaacaccgctcagaatcatcaacacgttgttgtttttggtcaaatgtgagctcgcgcggcacgaattttgcacagagcttccgcatatccaaatattgatgaatgatatgaccagtacgttcctttgatatctttaaggcctctgctatctcgatcaacttcattctactgtcattcaatttttttatttttttgatttttttgtggatttttttgatgttttcgtcggttaccacctctttcgggcgtccactgcgttcaccgtcctccgtgctcatttcaccacgcttgaattttgcataccaaccaattattgttgatttccctggggcagagtccggaaactcattatcaatccaagtttttgcttccaccgtattttttcccttcagaaaacagtattttatcaaaacacgaaattcctttttttccatttttttcacaataacaaaagtttcttcacaaaagacgctctatctcacaaactaattgacctacagacgtcaaattttggcacgaatcatttgaaggttggtactatatgaaaataatatgcatttaatactagcaacgccgtctatgtgtcagaccggggacttatcagctaacctgttatcaattaatataaaccttacactgaaaaaacagtgaacccaccaggaagaaaactttcggttaattttagaaaatttttaatatttgtagaaaattttaactaaacagtattacaaacgttggcatcacgccgatgtaataaaaataagtaaatataaaaataaagttaaattggctttagtgaaatagagagttcactttttttgagtttacCTTGATTGGATTCAGAATTACTCGTACTAAACTAAATTAATGAATTTATTTCCTTCATTTGCGAAGGCATTTATTTCTGGTTGTATACATAATCATCAAATTAATCCATTTTGGTatctaatttaaaacaaatagtTTTGCCCAAAATACCCAAAATTATTCTCGTATCttttaaaggtatttatgttttattaaaattgaaagACAAAACATTTGAGAATATAGCTTCCCAAAAAGAAATGTTTCCCTTTTgctgaagttaaaaaaaaaaaacacaaaaccacgtatgtttatattttttttcattcatgatAATTTACAGAATATATGTTCGTAAATATAAatagtaaaaaaagaaaatatttttcattcgaAATATTTGCCATGCTAGTCATATCCTTCCGCCATCAACCACATGCGTAGAGAGGAAAATCATCGACAATAATTTCATGAATTCTGAACTGTAGTTATTCAacacaaaaacacacacacatacaatcaTACGTATACCATATAAACTGATGTTAGATACGCAATCAGGATGTCCTAGTATGATGTGTTCCTTTTTCCTAGAACAATTCAAAGCAAAAACTTTCAAATGATAAATAGtccttacacacacacacacatacaactaTCCATCCATCTGTCAGGATATGTGACAGATGGATACCCCAATACTTCAGAAATTCTTTAGCTACTGGTagtaaaactaaattatatttcacGTCCCAGCATAGGTGTGGATGCTGGGGTTGTTTTCATGTGGTAATGATGATGATATGCCAAAACAAAGCCAAGTAAGACAAACAAATGGAGCAGTAGGAGAgagaggcaaaaaaaaaaacaaaaacgaacaaaaatcaaaaagcgATTCATATGTCTTTAACATTGCTACCCATCTGGGAAGTTCTGGGAAGGATGTATGATAGGCATTCTTTGATTTGTCACCGGGGGAGGTTGTGTTAGTTCGTTAAATTTCTGTTATACGTGCATGTTCACATCCGCCTCCAGctaaatgaattttaattttgatgttCCTGCAATTTTTCggtttttaaaaagaaattttgaaatgtcatttcattttgtatgATTGAGGGATttcgtttcgtttcgtttttttgtttgtccatAGTCATTGACCAGAATTCATAAAAGTTTCATTGGAATGTCTTGTCCAGAAATGTATATGCCTGAATAAATCCTAGAATTTTAACCAAATGTGACATTTGTTTTTCTATGATAATCACATTTCCTgagtatatgtatataaaaccaATCATACATagtcaaatgaaatgaaatgtctAGAGTTTTATTAATAAGAGAAATGATATGTGGCTTGTTGGACATATGATCCATCTAAAACTAAAATTCCCAACAATATTGAGTAACTCttagaaatttgaacaaatataTTTGTTAGGTTTTCTCTAACGACTTAAACCTAATGTTACAAAGTTAAATTAttcttctattttatttcttttctgtagaaatcaagtaagtaaagtctaaagtcgggcggggtctaCCATAATTTACTATGCaccacaacccagcaaaaaagtaatgactatgttctttttggatccggaagtggtgcaaaattcgcGAAgaagaatttaacatgggatggaagtcctccatttcaacagcaggtacactgaatttgcatgatccgaattcaatgtttataccctgcgccacactgtggaacagggtattataagttagtacatatgtttgtaacacccagaaagagacgagatacacacatggtgtctttggcaataatgctcaggatgggtccctgagtcgatataaccatgtccgtctgtctgtgaacacatttttgtgatcaaagtctaggtcgcaatttaagtccactcgccttcaaatttggcacatgttcctaatttgggtcagaatagaaccctattgattttgggagaaatcggttcagatttagatatagctcccatatatatatctttcgcccgatatgcactaatatcgacccagcagccagagttttataccgatttgcttgaaattttgcacaaacataacacttagtcgtatagtcaagtgtgcacaatttgattgaaatcggatcagatttagatatagctcccatatatatctttcgcccgatatggacttatatggccccagaagccagatttttggcctaatttggttgaaattttgcactaggagtagatttagcattgtagctatgcgtgccaattttggttgaaatcgattcagatttagatatagctcccatatatatctttcgcccgataagcacttatatgggcccagaagccagagttttatcccgattagcttgaaattttgcacaaggagtacaattggtagtatagtcatgtgtgtcaaatttcgcaagatatggacttatatggccccagaagccagcgttttggcccaatttggttgaaattttgcactaggagtacaattagtaatatagtaatgtgtgccaaatttgattgaaatcggttcatatttagatatagctcccatatatatgtttttctgatttcgacaaaaatggtcaaaataccaatattttccttgttaaatcgctactgcttagtcgaaaagttgtaaaaatgactctaattttcctaaacttctaatacatatatatcgagcgataaatcataaataaacttttgggaagtttccttaaaattgcttcagatttaaatgtttcccatatttttttactaaaattgtgttccaccctagtgcattagccaacttaaattttgagtctatagattttgtaaaagtctatcaaattctgtccaaattgagtggtatttaaatgtatgtatttgggacaaacctttatatatagcccccaacacatttgacggatgtgatagtggtatcgaaaatttagatctacaaagtggtagtcggccccgcccgactttagactttccttacttgtttggatgtaaattaaaaaattctattatattttgtcacataaacaatttttataatttttaatggattctaatgctagtctgaaacgtttgacagcaactattttcaaaatctcacaattttttcagattggatttagcatttttttcgataaaatgtaaagaatttgtaccattttatgaattcttaaattgtttttagccaaattgaaacaaaacaagtaaggaaagtctaaagtcgggcgggaccgactatattataccctgcaccactttgtagatctaaattttcgataccatatcatataccGTAGGAaaattggcgattttacaaagaaaatattggtattttgaccatttttgtcgaaatcagaaaaacatatatatgggagctatatctaaatctgaaccgatttcaaccaaatttggcacgcatagctacaatgctaattctacatcctgtgcaaaatttcaactaaatcggagttaaaaattggtctctgtggtcatattagtgtaaatcgggcgaaagctatatatgggagctatatctaaatctgaactgatttcaaccaaatttggcacgcataactaattctattccctgtaaaaaatttccactaaatcggagcaaaaaattggtctccgtggtcatatgagtgtaattcgggcgaagctatatatgggagctatatctaaatctgaaccgatttcaaccaaatttggcacacttgactacactactaattgtactcctagtgcaaaatttcaaccaaattggggaaaaactctggtttctgggaccgtattagtccatatcgggcgaaatatatacatgggagctatatctaactctgaatcgatttcttccaaaatcaatagtcttctattccgagccaaaacatatacttgtgccaaatttgaagtcgattggactaaaactgcgacctagactttgattacaaaaatgtgttcacggacagacggacatggctgtatcgaccagggttggcctgtcacaaactgtgacttttgcgacatacatttgcgacggtataatacgtatgtcgcaaaagtcgtaaacctactgtagaaaaccaaattttgaatagaagaaatcctgaacatttttatacccactgaatgcgtggcataaaagtagaaaagaaataaaaaggcactggtttagaagttgaaccaaaatatttgggctttatttaatcaattattgttcgtcaaacaatatttaccttcgtagaagcGAGAGAGTCTCAAAAGTGAATGTCAAAAAGCTTGGATGCCGaaaggcgggggttgatgacatttgacgttagaaaatgtcctcattttcgtaccgaaaggcagaaaaggtatagacaaatcctaacggcgggattacacttgaaaatgattatatgatttaacaaaagctaagaaaacggcatttgaacttaaacattgccgcccgccttgcaacatccagcCAGGTTGCAAAGTTTAAAACATAAATTCATAGTTACacttaaataatgaaataatgaaagtaTACAGGATGTACATTTCAGTTAACAAAAATgagcattttattttagttcaattcttttttttctcttgttatgGTTTCCATTTCATgtttcattttttcaaaaacaaattcatatttacaaATGTGCTCGTCAAGCACGCGATCGTAAATGGACTCGTTAAGCccgatcgatttttaaatttcaaataaatttgactcggaagagCCGGGTGTCGAGGACTCGTAAAGTCAGAAGGCTGTTGAAGACTACCTTACACCCAAGTGTGATATGGGGTGGCGAAGCCACAAACAATTCTCCTGGAGGGACCCCAGAAGCCGTCGTCAACGGTTTTTTATTGGTTGCTGTTGCAACATTGTCGGCCAGAATGGCAGAATCAGTAGTCGTACTGATGGTATGTTCATCGGCAAGGGGTGCGATGCTAGAATTAATCTCCCGTTCCTCATCCAACATGGGGACGTCGTCCTCAGACTCTGGAAGGGTAGCAGTCATCTTTGCTATGTTTTCTAtctatgaaaatatagaaagatttcGGAACGGAAAACCAAATTAACATAATGGTCAGGGTGACCAGAAACCGTAGGTCGCCTCACAACTTGTAGTCTGATCTATTGCGATTCGAACGCGGCCATCAAACCAAAGATTTTTCATGAAACAAAAACTAGGGAGGACGCGAGCATAACGCGACAGATAGACCTATGTTAACTCCCTAAAAGACAAGGATGTAATCCATTTGAACAAACTACGACCGTTAGTACCCGGATGAACATCGCGAAGACGACATAATTTCCACGTAGTGGGGAGTAATAGTTCTCGTCGAGAATGTCGTGGACAAATCAAAAGTAGCATGTAAAGTTACCGCTTTCGTAGAAAAGCAGActgttttttaaatataaccGTGATAAATAGCGTACTATAGGACAAGATAGCTCAAACTCATGGCGTGTATTGCCCCTTGACCCAGGCGCATTACCCAAATTATGGTACCCCGTCAATACGTCGTCAACGTACATGCACTTCTGTAGGACTTGTACATAAAGAGGAAACCCATTCTCCGTGTCGTCAGCCAAATGCAAAAGTTGTCCAAGCCACTGTCTGTAACTAAAAGTTCCGGATAATATTTGCAGAGAATATCTTAACTGTATTCAATGCAGAAAGGTCTAGGACGGGTCAACATATAAATGGCGATACATCAGTGTGATATCGCAATTGTACACAAATTTATACAACTTCCACCTCAAAACGAGGAGAAACAAGTCTGATTGTTGAGTCGGACCGACGtgtaaaaatgtcattcaaGGCAGTGAAAACCAATCGAAGTCAAATTGTCTTTTTATCGGTGGATGACCGGCGATAAGGCAGATAACACATTTTCATTTGTAGGCGTAACCTAAACTGGCCTCATATGGTATAACTGTATATACCCGCGGACAAAGTCGTGGTGAATCGTCTTAATTCATGGTTTTCACAAGAGGGATGcctaatttcgaagaaattgtgTCGGCCAGGCCGTCCTTGGTTTCCGATTTGTCCGAAGAAATAAGTTTCAAGAGGAAGAGTATCTTCACTCAGAATACCGTCGGGATGTCGTTTTATAATTTTCCTCGCAAAACTTATCTAAATCAGATAAGAGAGGACGTCGGGGAAGCTCTTCTAGTTCCCAAAGTGCGGTGAAGTGTCTCGTGAAGACCATTTTCCTTGGAGAGGTCCACAGTAGTCGTGTAGACAGAAATATTCGAGGAAGGGATAGGACCCGTGACAACCCAGCCGAAGACTGTGTTTTGTGCTAGTAATGATCCCAAAATATTCGTTCGCGTACCCTCCAACACAATTTTCGGATAAAGATCCGCGCCCAAAAGCAGGTCAACAGgacgacaaacaaataaattggggtCAGCCAAACGTAGATTTGGCATACTAGACACAATGTCACGATCTAGAGAAAAAGATGGCAGGTTGCCGGAAATGTTCGGAAGAACATACGCTGTAGTCTCCAGTAGGAGCGACTCGTCTAGTGGGGTACCAATGCAAAGTGAACAAAGTTCTCTCGACGTGATCGAAACACTTTGATTCAcaccagaaattgtagccaaagccgAAGACGTACTCAGTCCAAGTCGGTTTCGCAATCCTTCCGTAATAAAGGATGATTCCGAAGCTGGATCTATTAGGGCCCTAG encodes:
- the LOC142224268 gene encoding uncharacterized protein LOC142224268, translated to MTATLPESEDDVPMLDEEREINSSIAPLADEHTISTTTDSAILADNVATATNKKPLTTASGVPPGELFVASPPHITLGCKVVFNSLLTLRVLDTRLFRVKFI